A region of Streptomyces sp. NBC_01788 DNA encodes the following proteins:
- a CDS encoding VWA domain-containing protein, with product MGILTLLRNAFGRPRKGPKAEAEGAEQAPAQEPTPTAAQQPEPKVPAQSSSDDEHELVSAAFDNIAVPKPATPADATEEPTATAPEPEPAATAQESEPEATPAPAATEQPEPATEEPTPEPEPAAAEQESESEPTPEPVAEEPTPAPEPEVVEPQSEPDPEPAPETVAEQPAPEPEPQVEAEAEPEADAPQAADGEEAPQGPPAPDDETRTGGAGGNDPAEGEAEAEQPTTEPVSEEPTPEPELEAEVEPEADTPQAADGEEAPQGPPAPDDETRTGGAGGNNPAEGEAEAEQPTTEPVSEEPTPEPELEAEVEPEADTPQAADGEEAPQGPPAPDNETRTGGAGGNNPAEGEAEAEQPTTEPVSEEPTPEPELEAEVEPEADTPQAADGEEAPQGPPAPDNETRTGGAGGNNPAEGEAEAEQPTTEPEPTAEAQPQPDAEENTTPAVPPTLTTAYHAAASALAKYDLTGTRATVYLVLDRSASMRPYYKDGSAQALGEQTLALAAHLDPEATVQVVFFSTEVDGTGELTLAEHENRVDDLHGSLGRMGRTSYHAAVDAVLAHRAESAGDPAAPVLVIFQTDGAPDAKTPATQSLTDAAKNHPAVFFSFVAFGEHENKAFDYLRKLKTDTAAFFHAGPTPRELTDQELYEGVLANWRP from the coding sequence ATGGGCATTCTCACTCTCCTGCGGAACGCGTTCGGCCGACCACGCAAGGGGCCCAAGGCCGAGGCAGAGGGTGCGGAACAGGCTCCAGCCCAGGAGCCGACACCCACCGCTGCCCAGCAGCCGGAACCGAAGGTCCCCGCCCAGTCGTCCTCGGACGACGAGCACGAACTGGTCTCGGCCGCCTTCGACAACATCGCGGTCCCCAAGCCCGCGACCCCCGCGGACGCAACGGAGGAACCGACAGCCACGGCCCCGGAGCCCGAACCGGCCGCTACGGCGCAGGAGTCGGAGCCCGAGGCAACACCCGCCCCCGCCGCCACCGAGCAGCCGGAGCCGGCAACCGAGGAGCCGACCCCGGAGCCCGAACCGGCAGCTGCGGAGCAGGAGTCGGAGTCCGAGCCGACCCCGGAGCCGGTGGCGGAGGAGCCGACGCCGGCTCCCGAACCGGAAGTTGTGGAGCCGCAGTCGGAGCCCGACCCGGAACCGGCCCCGGAAACGGTGGCCGAGCAGCCGGCGCCGGAACCCGAACCGCAGGTTGAGGCCGAGGCGGAGCCTGAGGCGGATGCTCCGCAAGCCGCCGACGGCGAGGAAGCCCCACAGGGGCCACCGGCACCCGACGACGAAACCCGCACGGGTGGTGCGGGTGGGAACGACCCGGCCGAAGGCGAAGCCGAGGCCGAACAGCCGACTACGGAACCGGTGTCCGAAGAGCCGACGCCAGAGCCCGAGCTTGAGGCCGAGGTGGAGCCCGAGGCAGACACCCCGCAAGCCGCCGACGGCGAGGAAGCCCCACAGGGGCCACCGGCACCCGACGACGAAACCCGCACGGGTGGTGCGGGTGGGAACAACCCGGCCGAAGGCGAAGCCGAGGCCGAACAGCCGACTACGGAACCGGTGTCCGAAGAGCCGACGCCAGAGCCCGAGCTTGAGGCCGAGGTGGAGCCCGAGGCAGACACCCCGCAAGCCGCCGACGGCGAGGAAGCCCCACAGGGGCCACCGGCACCTGACAACGAAACCCGCACGGGTGGTGCGGGTGGGAACAACCCGGCCGAAGGCGAAGCCGAGGCCGAACAGCCGACTACGGAACCGGTGTCCGAAGAGCCGACGCCAGAGCCCGAGCTTGAGGCCGAGGTGGAGCCCGAGGCAGACACCCCGCAAGCCGCCGACGGCGAGGAAGCCCCACAGGGGCCACCGGCACCTGACAACGAAACCCGCACGGGTGGTGCGGGTGGGAACAACCCGGCCGAAGGCGAAGCCGAGGCCGAACAGCCGACCACGGAACCGGAGCCCACGGCCGAAGCGCAGCCGCAGCCGGACGCCGAGGAGAACACGACTCCCGCCGTCCCCCCCACCCTCACCACCGCCTACCACGCCGCCGCATCCGCCCTCGCGAAGTACGACCTCACCGGCACCCGTGCCACGGTCTACCTCGTCCTCGACCGCTCCGCCTCCATGCGCCCGTACTACAAGGACGGCTCCGCCCAGGCCCTCGGCGAGCAGACCCTCGCCCTCGCGGCCCACCTCGACCCCGAGGCGACGGTCCAGGTCGTGTTCTTCTCCACGGAGGTGGACGGCACCGGCGAGCTGACCCTCGCCGAGCACGAGAACCGCGTCGACGACCTGCACGGCTCCCTCGGCCGCATGGGCCGTACGAGCTACCACGCCGCCGTGGACGCCGTACTGGCCCACCGCGCGGAATCGGCCGGCGACCCGGCGGCCCCCGTCCTGGTGATCTTCCAGACGGACGGCGCGCCGGACGCCAAGACCCCCGCCACCCAGTCCCTCACCGACGCGGCGAAGAACCACCCCGCCGTCTTCTTCTCCTTCGTCGCCTTCGGCGAGCACGAAAACAAGGCGTTCGACTACCTCCGCAAGCTGAAGACCGACACCGCGGCCTTCTTCCACGCCGGTCCCACCCCCCGCGAGCTGACCGACCAGGAGCTCTACGAGGGCGTACTGGCCAACTGGCGCCCGTGA
- a CDS encoding endonuclease/exonuclease/phosphatase family protein, with the protein MFAGVSVVVGCRIADSDGITPVPQLLAFLPWLLVPTGLGLALTLRGRRWTGAVWGVALLGLLAWYIEPYGKVSAPAGPAVARIRVLTSNVQFGRGTPALVPVIRRERPDIVFVEECEHTCQSTLDREVGGDYPYRRAVRAGGSEGSLILSRYALRGTAGVRGTMGMPGAVADVRGHAVRLQLAHPMPPLPGQIALWHRELARLRAFAAADRTTPTVLAGDFNASQDHAAFRRIIDTGLRDAARLSGAERDPSWPSRTTPALGAQIDHVLVSPDFSATGARFLAVADTDHRALLVDVTLHDGRGTH; encoded by the coding sequence ATGTTCGCCGGGGTGAGCGTCGTCGTCGGATGCCGGATCGCCGACAGCGACGGCATCACGCCCGTACCGCAGCTCCTCGCCTTCCTGCCCTGGCTGCTCGTGCCCACCGGGCTCGGCCTGGCGCTCACGCTGCGCGGTCGCCGGTGGACGGGGGCGGTGTGGGGCGTGGCCCTGCTCGGGCTGCTGGCCTGGTACATCGAGCCGTACGGCAAGGTCTCCGCGCCGGCCGGCCCGGCCGTGGCCCGGATTCGGGTGCTGACCTCGAACGTGCAGTTCGGGCGCGGTACCCCGGCCCTCGTCCCGGTCATCCGCCGCGAGCGGCCCGACATCGTCTTCGTCGAGGAGTGCGAGCACACCTGCCAGTCGACGCTGGACCGGGAGGTCGGCGGCGACTACCCCTACCGGCGGGCGGTCCGGGCGGGCGGTTCGGAGGGGTCCCTGATCCTCAGCCGCTACGCCCTGCGCGGCACCGCCGGGGTGCGCGGCACGATGGGCATGCCGGGCGCGGTCGCCGACGTGCGCGGGCACGCGGTGCGCCTCCAGCTCGCCCACCCCATGCCGCCGCTGCCCGGCCAGATCGCGCTCTGGCACCGGGAACTCGCCCGGCTGCGGGCCTTCGCGGCGGCGGACCGCACGACGCCGACCGTGCTGGCCGGCGACTTCAACGCCTCCCAGGACCACGCGGCCTTCCGCCGCATCATCGACACCGGCCTGCGTGACGCGGCCCGGCTGTCCGGCGCGGAACGCGACCCGAGCTGGCCGTCCCGCACCACGCCCGCCCTCGGCGCCCAGATCGACCATGTGCTGGTCTCACCGGACTTCTCCGCGACCGGCGCCCGCTTCCTCGCCGTGGCCGACACCGACCACCGCGCGCTGCTCGTCGACGTCACGCTGCACGACGGCCGAGGAACGCATTGA